In a genomic window of Nodosilinea sp. E11:
- a CDS encoding type II CAAX endopeptidase family protein — MTSEPDLTQPWLSIKRLFLILVTALVGLVLVQSLLSSWNEPQVASQLQLYQTDLLLEGSAWQGAGLPDDQWPTLRAGLLGQDPVATAQKQYEQVREGAIENMARYAPATQTGESLADEANAGKPLARRVQTALSQQETLLHRLDLRLGLMDAYQERPEAALDRWGQVRDSDTASAPTLRTADTLIRLWQANQANDDDEAWLQASLDGWFEYRALDRLYTVEGREADRAALQALEQETAQGKLVKLALVGALPALGAVTGIGLILWLVAQRVLRGSQSVLRQNAGQGWEIPWTGEIIWQVLIVGFFFVGQILLPLVLGGLGFSSAALSSRGRAIFSLVYYLLMAAGAVGVLWWSIRPWPVPKDLFKLKPSRSALLWGLGGYFVAVPLMFGVALINQQIWQGQGGSNPLLQTVLEEQDGVALLVFFLTAAIAAPLFEEVLFRGFLLPSLTRYMSAGWAIALSAFIFAAAHLSLSEVLPLTVLGAVLGFVYTRSRNLLSPMILHSAWNSATMLGLFILGG; from the coding sequence ATGACCTCCGAACCCGACTTGACCCAGCCCTGGCTTTCGATCAAGCGCCTCTTTCTGATTCTTGTCACCGCCCTGGTGGGCCTTGTGCTGGTGCAGTCGCTGCTGAGCAGTTGGAATGAACCTCAGGTAGCCAGTCAGCTCCAGCTTTACCAAACCGACCTGCTGCTTGAGGGCAGCGCCTGGCAAGGGGCAGGTCTACCTGACGACCAATGGCCGACTCTGCGCGCAGGCCTGTTGGGGCAAGACCCGGTGGCCACGGCCCAAAAGCAGTACGAACAGGTGCGCGAGGGGGCGATCGAAAACATGGCCCGCTACGCCCCTGCCACGCAGACTGGCGAATCGCTGGCCGATGAGGCCAATGCGGGCAAGCCCTTAGCCCGCCGGGTGCAAACCGCCCTGAGCCAGCAAGAGACCCTGCTGCACCGCCTCGATCTGCGCCTGGGTCTGATGGATGCCTACCAGGAGCGGCCCGAAGCGGCCCTCGATCGCTGGGGGCAGGTGCGCGACAGCGACACCGCCTCAGCCCCAACGCTGCGCACAGCAGATACCCTCATTCGTCTGTGGCAGGCCAATCAAGCCAACGACGACGACGAAGCCTGGCTACAAGCGTCGCTCGACGGTTGGTTTGAGTATCGTGCCCTCGATCGCCTCTACACGGTAGAAGGGCGCGAGGCTGATCGAGCTGCCCTACAAGCCCTAGAGCAAGAAACCGCCCAGGGTAAATTGGTCAAGCTGGCTCTGGTAGGTGCCTTGCCAGCCCTAGGGGCCGTCACTGGTATCGGCCTGATCCTTTGGCTGGTGGCCCAGCGCGTGCTGCGGGGCAGTCAGTCGGTGCTGCGGCAAAATGCCGGTCAGGGCTGGGAAATTCCTTGGACGGGGGAAATTATCTGGCAGGTGCTGATTGTCGGCTTTTTCTTTGTGGGACAGATTCTGCTACCCCTGGTGTTGGGGGGGCTGGGCTTTAGCAGTGCAGCGCTGAGCAGCCGTGGTCGTGCGATTTTTTCTTTGGTTTACTACCTGCTGATGGCGGCGGGGGCGGTAGGGGTGCTGTGGTGGTCAATTCGCCCCTGGCCGGTGCCCAAAGACCTGTTTAAACTCAAGCCCTCGCGGTCGGCGCTGCTGTGGGGGCTAGGGGGCTACTTTGTGGCCGTGCCGCTGATGTTTGGGGTAGCGCTGATTAACCAGCAGATCTGGCAGGGGCAGGGGGGCAGCAACCCGCTGCTGCAAACGGTGCTTGAAGAGCAAGATGGTGTGGCGCTGCTGGTGTTCTTTCTGACGGCGGCGATCGCGGCTCCCCTGTTTGAAGAAGTCTTGTTTCGCGGCTTTTTGCTGCCCTCGCTGACCCGCTATATGTCGGCTGGGTGGGCGATCGCCTTGAGTGCTTTCATCTTTGCCGCTGCCCACCTCAGCCTGTCTGAGGTGCTGCCTTTAACGGTGCTGGGGGCGGTGCTGGGGTTTGTGTACACGCGATCGCGCAACCTGCTCTCCCCCATGATTCTCCACAGTGCCTGGAACAGTGCCACCATGCTGGGCCTGTTTATCCTAGGCGGATAG
- a CDS encoding glutamyl-tRNA amidotransferase — MAEGIKLAVNGTLMRGLELNANLLKAGAEFLYEADTTPVYRLWSIGDVHPAMVRVSSGGTAVALEVWLVPPAGLVQVLLQEPPGLSIGKVTLATGETVLGVLGEPILCEGQREISAYGGWRAYLAQCESSATA; from the coding sequence ATGGCGGAAGGAATCAAACTAGCAGTCAACGGCACTCTAATGCGAGGGCTAGAACTCAATGCTAACCTGCTCAAGGCTGGGGCCGAGTTTCTCTACGAGGCTGACACAACCCCCGTTTACCGTCTGTGGTCCATTGGTGACGTACACCCAGCGATGGTGCGGGTCAGCAGCGGTGGCACCGCCGTGGCGCTAGAGGTATGGCTGGTGCCCCCCGCTGGCCTGGTACAGGTGCTTTTGCAAGAGCCGCCGGGGCTGAGCATTGGCAAAGTGACCCTAGCTACCGGCGAAACCGTGCTGGGGGTATTGGGCGAACCCATCCTTTGCGAGGGGCAGCGCGAGATCTCGGCCTATGGTGGCTGGCGAGCGTACCTGGCCCAGTGCGAGTCATCTGCCACTGCTTGA
- a CDS encoding cation diffusion facilitator family transporter: MKLLSMNEGEYQRRISYRLLLTTLWATLLLLAVEAIGGWANQSLTLLAESLHTLVDGFSTVLSLVAVTSPQRQMGREVWGHGRAEVAGTLMLCAFLGFTGVSLLFIALRQIVSAFTGADNPFQVVLDPQVLRFTAAMVILNVALGIYASYQARSLSSQALKLNTRHFLADAWLSIVMVGVLLAIWQNQRWLDPVFALVLLPLVGRSLWRVLNEQLPMLLRPTAIAPEAISHLATQVEGVTRCTRIRSRGMVGRQVWVEIHLVLHPEFVESAETIGEQIDALLRQRYGPLRTQVWLDPARPYQGAFLEPGSPNYLPPPANDGDWP, encoded by the coding sequence GTGAAACTTCTGTCCATGAACGAGGGCGAGTACCAACGCCGGATTAGCTATCGCCTGTTGTTGACGACCCTATGGGCTACGCTGCTGCTGCTGGCTGTAGAGGCCATTGGTGGGTGGGCTAACCAGTCGCTGACCCTGCTGGCCGAGTCGCTGCACACCCTCGTCGATGGCTTTAGCACGGTGCTCAGCCTGGTAGCCGTTACCTCTCCCCAGCGGCAGATGGGGCGCGAAGTTTGGGGTCATGGGCGCGCAGAGGTGGCGGGCACCCTAATGCTGTGCGCTTTTTTAGGATTCACTGGGGTGAGCCTGCTGTTCATTGCCCTGCGCCAAATCGTCAGCGCCTTCACTGGCGCAGACAATCCGTTTCAGGTTGTGCTTGACCCCCAGGTGCTGCGGTTTACAGCGGCGATGGTGATTCTCAATGTGGCCCTGGGTATCTACGCCAGCTACCAGGCTCGCAGCCTCAGTAGTCAGGCCCTCAAGCTCAACACCCGCCACTTTTTGGCCGATGCCTGGCTGAGCATTGTGATGGTGGGGGTGCTGCTGGCGATCTGGCAAAATCAGCGCTGGCTAGACCCGGTCTTTGCCCTGGTGCTGTTGCCTCTGGTGGGTCGCAGCCTGTGGCGCGTCTTGAACGAACAACTGCCCATGTTGCTGCGGCCCACTGCGATCGCCCCCGAAGCCATTTCCCACCTGGCCACCCAGGTAGAAGGGGTTACCCGCTGCACCCGCATTCGCTCCCGAGGTATGGTGGGTCGCCAGGTGTGGGTCGAGATTCACCTGGTGCTGCATCCCGAATTTGTCGAATCTGCCGAAACCATTGGCGAACAGATCGATGCCCTGCTGCGTCAGCGCTATGGGCCTCTCCGCACTCAGGTCTGGCTCGACCCCGCCCGCCCCTACCAGGGGGCATTTCTAGAGCCGGGGTCACCCAATTATTTGCCCCCGCCGGCTAACGATGGCGATTGGCCTTAG
- a CDS encoding chorismate lyase, which translates to MTSALQPTIDPARPSDWYALSPRWQAGQPTVQKGLPHDQLAPAWQILLLGDGSPTRHLQLLTRDRTEVDVIDMSLVGMDLDGAPDIIRVVPGPRLRRQVWLRTASGQRLAYAASWWEASHVDDYLQNKSLPIWASLARLRTELYRDIQGLYYGDSQALEDAFGQTGPFWGRHYLFWHRGKPLTLIYEVFSPYLTRYLGPMQSGPRP; encoded by the coding sequence TTGACCTCTGCCCTTCAGCCCACCATCGACCCAGCGCGGCCTAGCGACTGGTACGCCCTGAGTCCTCGCTGGCAGGCTGGGCAGCCCACGGTGCAAAAGGGGCTGCCCCACGACCAGTTGGCCCCTGCCTGGCAAATTTTGCTGTTGGGGGATGGCTCACCCACGCGCCACTTACAGCTGCTAACGCGCGATCGCACCGAGGTCGATGTCATTGACATGTCGCTGGTGGGCATGGATCTCGACGGTGCCCCGGACATTATTCGCGTTGTGCCTGGCCCCCGCCTCCGCCGCCAGGTGTGGCTGCGCACCGCCTCAGGTCAGCGCCTCGCCTACGCCGCCTCCTGGTGGGAAGCCAGCCATGTCGATGACTATCTCCAAAACAAGTCGCTGCCGATCTGGGCTAGCCTAGCCCGCCTTCGCACCGAGCTATACCGCGATATTCAAGGCCTCTACTATGGCGACTCCCAAGCGCTAGAAGATGCGTTCGGGCAAACGGGACCGTTTTGGGGTCGGCACTACCTGTTTTGGCACCGGGGTAAACCCCTAACCCTGATCTACGAAGTGTTCTCACCCTATTTGACTCGCTACCTGGGGCCGATGCAGAGTGGGCCGAGGCCCTAA
- a CDS encoding trypsin-like peptidase domain-containing protein has protein sequence MAQASFHRLTAGSWRFNSLFLGALLALMPGGFPAHLTSSFAPPQALAQSTVDEATTIRVYEQVSPAVVAINTRGGGGSGSIIDANGLILTNAHVVGSNRVVTVRLADGRSFEGDVVGYGQDRLDLAAVRLRGNPTGLPTVAIAPSNSVRVGQSAFAIGSPFGLQGTLTVGIVSRIDRDRNVIQTDAAINPGNSGGPLLNSGGQLIGVNTSIFTTGSSGGNVGIGFAIPTDAVQTFLASVRSGTATATATAPANRNRREPTPIALGAAVQGQLNTSSNVLPDGSFYNPYSFEGQAGQTVTIDMTSPDIDPYLILLAEGQEDFSIQDDDSGGGLNARISVQLPYTGSYIVLANALAEGESGRYQLRISQGSGGNGAGPTPSGTILRQQGNLGPSDRTLQDGSFFQEFPFRGQAGQTVRIRLESADFDTYLIVLDANRNRIADNDDATPDTTNSEITLRLPRDGVYTVLVNSYGPGERGRFVLTVE, from the coding sequence ATGGCACAGGCGTCCTTCCACCGGTTGACAGCAGGTTCATGGCGGTTTAATTCGTTATTCTTGGGAGCACTGCTGGCCCTAATGCCGGGGGGCTTTCCGGCCCACCTCACCAGCTCGTTTGCTCCCCCCCAGGCTCTGGCCCAATCAACCGTCGATGAAGCCACCACCATTCGGGTCTATGAGCAGGTGAGCCCAGCAGTGGTAGCCATTAATACTCGTGGCGGCGGCGGCAGCGGCAGCATTATTGATGCCAACGGCCTGATTTTGACTAACGCCCACGTGGTGGGTTCAAACCGGGTAGTCACGGTGCGCTTGGCCGATGGTCGCAGCTTTGAAGGCGATGTGGTTGGCTATGGCCAAGACCGACTTGACCTGGCGGCGGTGCGGCTGCGGGGCAACCCCACGGGGCTGCCGACGGTGGCCATTGCCCCCTCTAACTCGGTGCGGGTGGGCCAAAGTGCCTTTGCCATTGGCAGCCCCTTTGGGCTGCAGGGCACTCTCACCGTGGGCATTGTCAGCCGCATTGACCGCGATCGCAACGTGATTCAGACTGATGCCGCCATCAACCCTGGCAATTCAGGCGGGCCGTTGCTCAACAGCGGCGGGCAGTTGATTGGGGTCAACACCTCAATCTTTACCACCGGCAGCAGTGGCGGCAACGTGGGCATTGGCTTTGCCATTCCGACCGATGCTGTGCAAACATTTCTTGCCTCGGTGCGATCGGGCACAGCCACCGCTACAGCCACGGCCCCCGCCAACCGCAACCGCCGCGAACCGACTCCCATTGCCCTAGGTGCAGCGGTACAGGGACAGCTCAACACCAGCAGCAACGTCCTGCCCGACGGCAGTTTCTACAACCCCTACAGCTTTGAAGGGCAGGCCGGACAGACCGTCACCATCGACATGACCAGCCCCGATATCGACCCGTACTTAATTTTGCTGGCCGAGGGGCAGGAAGACTTTTCGATTCAAGATGATGACAGCGGCGGCGGCCTCAACGCCCGCATTTCGGTGCAGCTACCCTACACGGGCTCCTATATTGTGCTGGCCAATGCGCTGGCGGAAGGAGAGTCGGGTCGCTATCAACTGCGGATCAGCCAGGGCAGCGGCGGCAATGGGGCGGGGCCAACTCCCAGCGGTACCATTCTGCGGCAGCAGGGCAATTTGGGGCCGAGCGATCGCACCTTGCAAGACGGATCGTTCTTCCAAGAGTTTCCGTTTCGAGGTCAGGCTGGGCAAACGGTTCGGATTCGGCTCGAAAGTGCTGACTTTGACACCTACTTGATCGTGCTTGACGCCAACCGCAACCGCATCGCCGACAACGATGACGCCACTCCAGACACGACCAACTCCGAAATCACCCTGAGGTTGCCCCGCGATGGTGTTTACACCGTATTGGTCAACAGCTATGGCCCCGGCGAGCGCGGGCGCTTTGTGCTGACAGTAGAGTAG
- the sbcD gene encoding exonuclease subunit SbcD encodes MITLLHLSDIHLGSGFAHGRLNPETGLNTRFEDFMAALTRCIDRALAEPVDLVLFGGDAFPDATPPPLVQQALASQFCRLSAAGIPTVLLVGNHDQHAQGLGGASLSIYRTLGVQDVVVGDRLETHYIATTNGPVQVVTLPWLTKSTLLTRPETEGLSMAQVNELLLDRLRVALEGEIRRLDPDSPAILLAHAMVDTATYGAERFLAAGRGFTVPMALLARPCFDYVALGHVHRHQVLCEQPLMIYPGSIERVDFSEETEAKGYLLVQVDKGTAEAEFCPLPVRPFKTIHVDLTTAEHPQRRLEQAIAQADIVDAVVRCLYSLRTDQVDQIDQSALETALAAAHTYTLQPELKAQTSRSRLPELGTDSALDPLAALGAYLANRDDLGDLAEGMMAAATALLADEIDVDLSLETADFDLDDLDSLALEETAQQLRLL; translated from the coding sequence ATGATCACCCTCCTTCACCTCTCCGACATCCATCTGGGCAGCGGGTTTGCCCATGGTCGCCTCAACCCCGAAACCGGCCTCAACACCCGGTTCGAAGACTTCATGGCCGCCCTCACCCGCTGCATCGATCGCGCCTTGGCCGAGCCGGTCGATCTAGTGCTGTTTGGCGGTGATGCCTTCCCCGATGCCACGCCGCCGCCCCTGGTGCAGCAGGCGCTGGCCAGCCAGTTTTGCCGGCTGTCGGCGGCGGGCATCCCTACCGTGCTGTTGGTGGGCAACCACGATCAACATGCCCAGGGGTTGGGCGGGGCCAGCCTGTCGATTTACCGAACCTTGGGCGTTCAGGATGTGGTGGTGGGCGATCGCCTCGAAACCCACTATATTGCCACCACCAACGGCCCGGTGCAGGTAGTCACCCTGCCCTGGCTGACTAAATCAACCCTGCTCACCCGGCCCGAAACCGAGGGGCTATCGATGGCCCAAGTCAACGAACTGCTGCTCGATCGCCTGCGGGTGGCTCTAGAGGGCGAAATTCGCCGCCTCGACCCAGACAGCCCCGCCATTCTCTTGGCCCATGCCATGGTCGACACCGCCACCTACGGAGCCGAGCGGTTTCTCGCCGCCGGGCGAGGGTTTACCGTGCCCATGGCCCTGCTAGCCCGCCCCTGCTTTGACTATGTCGCCCTGGGCCATGTCCACCGCCATCAGGTGCTCTGCGAACAGCCGCTGATGATCTACCCCGGCAGCATTGAACGGGTCGATTTCAGCGAAGAAACCGAAGCCAAAGGCTACCTGCTGGTGCAAGTAGACAAAGGCACCGCCGAGGCCGAGTTTTGTCCTCTGCCGGTGCGCCCCTTCAAAACGATTCACGTCGATCTCACTACCGCAGAGCATCCTCAGCGTCGGCTTGAGCAAGCCATTGCCCAGGCCGATATTGTCGATGCTGTGGTGCGTTGCCTCTACAGCCTGCGCACCGACCAGGTCGACCAGATCGACCAGTCTGCCCTCGAAACAGCCTTAGCGGCGGCCCACACCTACACCCTCCAGCCCGAGTTAAAAGCCCAAACCAGCCGCAGTCGCCTACCCGAACTGGGCACCGACAGCGCCCTCGACCCGCTGGCGGCGTTGGGGGCCTACCTGGCCAACCGCGACGATTTAGGCGACCTCGCTGAGGGCATGATGGCTGCTGCCACTGCTCTGCTGGCCGATGAAATCGACGTCGATCTGTCTTTGGAAACCGCCGATTTCGACCTAGATGACCTCGACAGTTTGGCCCTAGAAGAGACCGCTCAACAACTGCGCTTGCTCTAA
- a CDS encoding tryptophan-rich sensory protein, with product MDNSQNRSSNGLGLAIATAIAIVGAVVFNTLFNRFPPGGQNVGELSNTLLAGVLITPASYAFAIWGIIYLGLFAYGIYQFHPERRQDPQIQRVNLLLIFACIVQTIWIVLFSLQQFGWSVLAMVSLLLALIASYVTLHIGLASHNPSLGYRVSRQRRWMAHIPFSLYLSWVSVATIVNIASALYVWPWGGWGISAVAWTVAMTVVAALIGAIVIYQRGDIAFTLVYVWAFVAIAVRQSDIPAIRWVALIAAGLLLLWLALVKQGRPKRSQR from the coding sequence ATGGATAATTCCCAAAATCGGTCTAGCAATGGCCTCGGTCTTGCCATTGCTACCGCGATCGCGATCGTCGGTGCGGTGGTATTTAACACCCTGTTTAACCGCTTTCCGCCAGGGGGCCAGAATGTTGGCGAACTGTCTAACACCTTGTTGGCTGGGGTGCTGATCACTCCGGCTAGCTACGCCTTTGCCATTTGGGGCATCATCTATCTGGGTTTATTTGCCTACGGCATTTACCAGTTTCATCCAGAGCGGCGGCAAGATCCCCAAATTCAGCGGGTCAACCTGCTACTAATTTTTGCCTGCATCGTCCAGACCATTTGGATTGTGCTGTTTTCGCTCCAGCAGTTCGGCTGGTCAGTGTTGGCGATGGTGAGCCTGCTGCTGGCGCTGATTGCTAGTTATGTGACGCTGCATATCGGCCTGGCTAGCCACAACCCGTCTCTGGGCTATCGGGTGTCTCGCCAGCGCCGCTGGATGGCCCATATTCCCTTTAGCTTGTATTTGAGTTGGGTGTCGGTGGCTACCATTGTCAACATCGCCTCTGCCCTCTACGTTTGGCCCTGGGGTGGCTGGGGAATTTCGGCTGTGGCTTGGACGGTGGCCATGACGGTTGTAGCCGCGCTGATCGGCGCAATCGTGATTTATCAGCGCGGAGATATTGCGTTTACCCTGGTGTACGTATGGGCCTTTGTGGCGATCGCCGTGCGCCAAAGCGATATCCCCGCCATTCGGTGGGTGGCCCTAATTGCGGCTGGGCTGCTGCTGCTGTGGCTAGCGTTGGTCAAACAAGGTCGGCCCAAGCGATCGCAGCGCTAG